Proteins encoded by one window of Terriglobia bacterium:
- a CDS encoding RAMP superfamily protein — translation MKLQIKLTLKSDGTFGRGDGVAGLLDQEVEHDAATGLPFLRGRTLKGLLAEECANFLYALSKQNPPDPDYEKSKDAARFLFGIPGSTLDDDAHMHVGPALLPEDLRKAVDADLRQNTPRYSPTDILESLTAIRRQTAVDTGTEAPDEGSLRSIRVVFRDTTFIADVELNADAPPHAMPLLAACVLSLRRAGTARNRGRGKIEARLCDDRGADITKPHFDQFGYKTEAIR, via the coding sequence ATGAAACTCCAAATCAAACTCACCTTGAAGAGCGACGGGACTTTCGGGCGGGGGGATGGGGTGGCGGGATTGCTTGATCAGGAAGTGGAACATGATGCCGCGACGGGCTTGCCGTTTTTGCGGGGACGCACACTGAAGGGCTTGCTGGCGGAGGAGTGCGCCAACTTTCTATATGCGCTCAGTAAACAGAATCCGCCAGACCCAGACTACGAGAAGTCTAAGGACGCGGCCCGGTTTCTATTTGGTATCCCGGGCAGCACCCTCGACGATGATGCACATATGCACGTCGGTCCCGCCCTCTTGCCCGAAGATTTGCGCAAGGCGGTCGATGCTGATCTCAGACAGAACACTCCGCGCTACAGTCCGACCGACATTCTCGAATCATTAACCGCCATTCGCAGGCAGACCGCCGTCGACACGGGGACCGAAGCGCCCGACGAAGGCAGTCTGCGGTCCATCCGCGTCGTGTTCCGTGACACAACGTTTATTGCCGACGTGGAACTCAATGCTGACGCTCCTCCGCATGCAATGCCGCTGCTGGCGGCGTGCGTGTTGTCGTTGCGCCGTGCAGGCACGGCACGCAACCGCGGACGCGGGAAGATCGAGGCCCGTTTGTGTGACGACCGTGGCGCTGACATCACGAAGCCACATTTCGATCAGTTCGGCTATAAGACGGAGGCTATCCGATGA
- a CDS encoding TIGR03984 family CRISPR-associated protein gives MKPREIKSHPALVEPVGIKGMGNVNDWLQTQAAQHKLKWLLAHADDGLIWGRMDDGKLGTSHEAGRGNPEAEKACPELRIQTLQQARLFSETAELLLWRDGDNQWHARLIRDTDTQQGEQSNWDVAIDEAQILWGTDPTPLADGFTMMSDGEQGLRHAVPLKIEKHFNEETRPLRLHVRHYLSKGGFALIEASRLFKLDMEVNQ, from the coding sequence ATGAAACCGCGCGAAATCAAGTCACACCCTGCTCTCGTTGAGCCTGTCGGCATTAAGGGGATGGGCAACGTGAACGACTGGCTGCAAACGCAAGCCGCTCAACACAAGTTGAAGTGGCTGCTGGCACACGCGGACGACGGCCTCATCTGGGGGCGGATGGATGACGGGAAGCTGGGCACCTCGCATGAAGCAGGGCGAGGCAATCCCGAGGCAGAGAAGGCATGCCCCGAGTTGCGCATCCAAACCCTCCAACAAGCGCGGTTGTTTTCGGAGACTGCAGAGCTGCTGCTTTGGCGCGACGGCGACAACCAGTGGCATGCGCGATTGATCCGCGACACCGACACGCAACAAGGTGAACAGTCCAACTGGGACGTTGCCATCGACGAAGCCCAGATTCTCTGGGGCACCGACCCAACACCGTTGGCCGACGGCTTTACCATGATGAGTGATGGGGAACAAGGCCTGCGTCATGCCGTCCCACTGAAGATCGAGAAACACTTTAACGAAGAAACCCGCCCGCTGCGCCTGCACGTCCGCCATTACCTCTCGAAGGGCGGGTTTGCCCTCATCGAAGCCAGCCGCCTGTTTAAGCTCGACATGGAGGTAAACCAATGA
- a CDS encoding TIGR03986 family CRISPR-associated RAMP protein gives MSTRPTLNLPKHQNPSTPGRTACAPYNFIPLPEKVVTVKGSTIDEQLPDHDRYFPHRHTGYFDMTLTTKSPLYVRCGLSAARPDPDTPSEFEKAEAEKLGKLPRNFRDAMKNQPDFFYTRDPNKPVIPASSLRGMVRGLLEIVSYGKMKMISTNQMFFRAVGDTTSLGELYRQRMQQTVSNGYCPKVKAGYLTHESGKYLITPAKTLSGDQYFRIEEDKARSFISSLQPMSYWNNSVKRWEANDKYEWKRCQVWFKPSRPKAHMTHSRPMYYALVEEISLTRPSPMSGWEQGWFIASGWIPSQKKGKHLHWIIADKSTSSFGVDDADVEAYRDGGGISDRIHDMKFSVVLGGPGEIPCFYLEWRDRTGKQHIAIGHTPFFRLPYENTTSDCIPSDVCGSEDIDYVDALFGFIKGDTADAPQGSKLRAYASRIFVTDATTEEMSPWLKNRPIAPCILASPKATAFQQYLVQQEPDLYDTAKKRKDGSPIMETRLRHYGSAVPEETVIRGYKRYWHQNSPSADQIEERNREWLKSNGEVKDESTQHTQFKPVKSGVQFTFRVYFENLSEEELGALCWTLHPLGDEAVMNDPQKGYCHSLGMGKPLGMGAVDLEATLHLTDRPTRYSSLIDGDNWQTGEAASGESLSNIDTLKSRTKKFEEHIIAELQPLTRPCGHLRDLKRIGMLLKIMEWLGYSPVPPSGNLLQIEAARDHNTRYMTIELPGVQSRDKNEYKNRPVLPDPSAFGTLTGDAEPLVAAVTDQIPKALKQNTPVQAQQPSGKTVLQATTSPQKKPAKVSFQAPTKPVHTETKRETVTLSTTVKNGKAHVRTAKGEEVVCTALLTYPLRQPGDECRADVTYESGKAVRAVFKGW, from the coding sequence ATGAGCACACGGCCCACACTGAATCTGCCCAAACACCAGAATCCGTCCACCCCCGGCCGCACTGCTTGCGCGCCTTACAACTTCATCCCGCTGCCCGAAAAAGTGGTCACGGTGAAAGGCAGCACCATTGACGAGCAGCTGCCTGACCATGACCGGTACTTTCCACACCGACACACCGGCTACTTCGACATGACGCTCACGACGAAGTCGCCGCTGTATGTGCGCTGCGGACTTTCAGCGGCTCGACCCGATCCAGATACGCCGTCCGAATTCGAGAAAGCCGAGGCCGAGAAACTCGGGAAGCTGCCGCGTAACTTTCGAGACGCAATGAAAAACCAACCCGATTTCTTCTATACACGCGACCCCAACAAACCCGTGATCCCAGCGTCCAGTCTCCGCGGAATGGTGCGTGGCCTACTTGAAATCGTCAGTTACGGTAAGATGAAAATGATAAGTACGAATCAGATGTTCTTCCGCGCGGTCGGTGACACGACTTCGCTGGGTGAGTTGTACAGACAAAGGATGCAGCAGACCGTCTCCAACGGATACTGCCCGAAAGTGAAGGCGGGATATCTCACGCATGAAAGTGGCAAGTACTTAATTACCCCCGCCAAGACACTGAGTGGAGATCAGTACTTCCGAATCGAAGAAGACAAGGCGAGATCTTTTATCTCTTCGCTTCAGCCCATGAGCTACTGGAACAACTCAGTAAAGCGATGGGAGGCGAATGATAAGTACGAGTGGAAACGGTGCCAAGTCTGGTTCAAGCCGTCGCGCCCCAAGGCGCATATGACGCACTCGCGGCCGATGTACTATGCATTAGTGGAGGAGATTTCATTAACGAGACCGAGTCCGATGAGTGGGTGGGAGCAGGGATGGTTCATAGCCAGTGGATGGATCCCATCGCAGAAAAAGGGCAAGCACTTGCATTGGATCATAGCCGACAAGAGCACGAGCTCTTTTGGTGTTGATGACGCGGACGTGGAAGCATACAGGGATGGGGGCGGAATATCCGATAGGATTCACGACATGAAATTCAGTGTGGTCCTAGGAGGCCCAGGCGAGATACCGTGCTTCTACTTAGAGTGGCGTGACCGAACGGGGAAGCAACACATCGCCATAGGTCACACTCCGTTTTTCCGATTGCCCTACGAGAACACAACGAGTGACTGCATTCCCTCCGACGTTTGCGGCTCGGAAGACATAGACTATGTCGATGCGCTGTTCGGCTTTATCAAAGGCGACACGGCGGACGCCCCGCAGGGCAGCAAACTCCGCGCCTACGCCAGCCGGATCTTTGTGACCGACGCGACAACCGAGGAGATGAGCCCGTGGTTGAAGAACAGACCAATTGCTCCTTGCATCTTGGCGTCCCCTAAGGCGACAGCGTTTCAGCAGTACCTTGTCCAGCAAGAGCCTGACCTCTACGACACGGCGAAAAAACGAAAAGATGGCTCCCCAATTATGGAGACAAGACTGCGTCACTACGGAAGCGCGGTCCCGGAGGAAACTGTTATTCGTGGTTACAAACGGTACTGGCATCAAAACAGCCCGTCAGCCGACCAAATCGAGGAAAGAAACCGCGAGTGGCTCAAGTCAAACGGAGAGGTGAAAGACGAAAGCACCCAGCACACACAGTTCAAGCCCGTTAAATCCGGCGTGCAATTCACATTCCGCGTTTACTTCGAGAACCTCTCCGAGGAGGAGCTAGGCGCACTCTGCTGGACGCTGCATCCGCTGGGCGATGAAGCGGTGATGAACGACCCTCAAAAGGGCTATTGTCACAGCCTCGGCATGGGCAAACCGCTCGGTATGGGCGCGGTCGATCTGGAAGCGACGCTGCACTTGACTGACCGCCCCACACGTTACAGTTCGCTAATTGACGGCGATAATTGGCAGACTGGAGAAGCGGCCTCAGGCGAATCGTTATCAAACATTGACACGTTGAAGAGCCGCACCAAGAAATTCGAAGAACACATCATCGCCGAACTGCAACCGCTAACCCGTCCCTGCGGCCATCTGCGCGATCTCAAACGCATCGGGATGCTGCTGAAGATTATGGAGTGGCTGGGATACAGCCCTGTTCCCCCCTCTGGCAACCTTCTCCAGATCGAGGCAGCTAGAGATCACAACACGCGTTACATGACAATCGAGTTGCCTGGCGTTCAGTCCAGAGACAAAAACGAGTACAAGAATCGTCCCGTCTTGCCCGATCCATCCGCGTTTGGCACATTGACAGGAGATGCTGAACCATTGGTCGCAGCAGTGACAGATCAAATTCCAAAGGCGTTGAAGCAGAACACCCCAGTTCAGGCGCAGCAGCCATCAGGGAAAACAGTCCTGCAGGCAACGACCTCCCCGCAGAAGAAGCCTGCCAAAGTGTCATTCCAGGCACCAACCAAACCCGTGCACACGGAGACGAAACGCGAGACGGTGACGCTGAGCACCACCGTTAAGAACGGCAAAGCGCATGTTCGCACAGCAAAAGGTGAGGAGGTTGTTTGCACAGCATTGCTCACTTACCCACTAAGACAGCCAGGCGACGAGTGCCGCGCCGATGTGACTTACGAGAGTGGGAAGGCGGTCCGAGCGGTGTTTAAGGGCTGGTAA
- a CDS encoding RNA-directed DNA polymerase, translating to MRTLERASRDRNERSRTPRFFELFPDRAYWTEAWRRVKENHGRAGVDGMSVEQFEARLDDKLTRLWRDLEAMTYHPWPLLELNVEESIYAGAAGRPGGKGELLKRKQRFLRIPTVRDRVAQAALLQIVGPWIEEQLEACSFGYRQGRGVRDAVEEVRKWHVRGFQHLVDADIDGFFDNVDHGRVLDRFRRAIEVPLRVALLKRLNGEQTIPGNRPVRPSPNPARQRRIEAGDDDFEKTVGRIGSELTGWITMWVQAEVWDGEKITWLKRGLPQGSVISPVLANLFLDELDEALLAQNLKLVRYADDFVILCKTPRQAEQALRLTEQKLAQLHLGLNRSKTSIRKFDDSFKFLGVFFWKDLTMLPFEKRIRERRVLSLPPPLPAKLAKRYGQGKLGTDTFS from the coding sequence ATGAGAACGCTTGAGCGTGCGTCCAGGGACAGAAATGAACGCTCACGGACGCCACGCTTTTTCGAGTTGTTTCCAGACCGGGCGTATTGGACCGAGGCTTGGCGCCGTGTCAAGGAAAACCATGGCCGTGCGGGCGTCGATGGGATGTCTGTCGAACAATTCGAGGCGCGACTGGATGACAAGCTGACGCGGCTTTGGAGGGACCTCGAAGCGATGACCTACCATCCCTGGCCGCTGCTTGAGCTGAACGTCGAAGAGAGCATTTACGCGGGAGCGGCGGGCCGTCCCGGCGGCAAGGGTGAGCTCCTCAAGCGAAAACAGCGTTTTTTGCGCATCCCCACCGTGCGCGACCGTGTGGCCCAGGCCGCCCTACTCCAGATTGTCGGGCCTTGGATCGAGGAGCAACTTGAGGCCTGCAGCTTCGGTTACCGGCAAGGGAGGGGCGTGCGCGACGCCGTGGAGGAAGTTCGCAAATGGCATGTGCGAGGGTTCCAGCATTTGGTCGACGCCGACATCGACGGCTTCTTCGACAATGTCGATCACGGCCGCGTCCTCGATAGGTTTCGCCGCGCCATCGAAGTGCCGTTGCGGGTGGCCCTGCTCAAGAGGTTGAATGGTGAACAGACGATTCCAGGAAATCGCCCTGTCCGGCCTTCCCCAAACCCGGCGCGACAGCGGCGGATCGAAGCGGGGGACGATGACTTCGAAAAAACCGTCGGGAGAATCGGTTCCGAGCTGACGGGATGGATTACCATGTGGGTTCAAGCCGAAGTGTGGGACGGCGAAAAAATAACATGGCTCAAGCGCGGACTGCCTCAAGGCTCGGTGATTTCACCCGTCCTGGCGAACCTCTTCCTCGATGAGTTGGATGAGGCTTTGCTGGCCCAGAATCTCAAACTGGTCCGTTATGCCGACGACTTTGTGATTCTTTGCAAGACGCCCCGACAGGCCGAACAGGCGCTCCGACTCACCGAACAGAAACTCGCCCAACTCCATCTCGGTCTCAATCGGTCGAAGACTTCAATCAGGAAGTTCGACGATTCGTTCAAGTTCCTGGGCGTTTTTTTCTGGAAGGATTTGACCATGCTGCCCTTTGAGAAGCGTATTCGCGAGCGGCGCGTGCTGTCGCTGCCGCCGCCCCTTCCGGCGAAATTAGCGAAGCGGTACGGGCAGGGCAAGTTAGGGACAGACACCTTCTCGTAA
- the cas1 gene encoding CRISPR-associated endonuclease Cas1, which produces MANFYITEQGSRLRKTGERVYLELDEKVLQDIPCRKLDAILIFGNVQVTTQALSELLEQGIELALLTRHGRLKGQLTPPKAKNVNLRFLQYQRAQDECFRLQFSKAIVRAKIASACALLERARSNYSEPLLGQALEHLKAHNSKVEAAPSAATLLGLEGVASRDYFEAFARMNRSGLVFDGRNRRPPRDPVNALLSFGYTLIANELQSLLDAMGFDPYIGFYHELDYGRPSLALDLMEEFRHSLVDRFTLHLLNQRIFSEKDFYTPTYTRSEAGLPRVCLTHDALKRYFQEFEKWMTAERLNYDGKNIGFRLLFRRQAERLASAIEAGQPYQPWSSTR; this is translated from the coding sequence ATGGCCAACTTTTATATCACCGAGCAGGGCTCCAGGCTGCGCAAGACGGGCGAGCGCGTTTATCTTGAGCTGGACGAGAAAGTGCTGCAGGATATCCCATGCCGCAAGCTTGACGCCATTCTGATCTTCGGTAATGTGCAAGTGACCACCCAGGCATTGAGCGAGTTGCTCGAACAAGGCATTGAACTGGCGCTGCTGACGCGTCACGGGCGGTTGAAGGGACAACTGACGCCCCCCAAGGCAAAGAATGTGAACCTCCGGTTCCTGCAATATCAACGTGCGCAGGATGAGTGCTTTCGACTTCAATTCTCGAAGGCGATCGTTCGAGCGAAAATCGCCAGCGCGTGTGCCCTGCTGGAGCGGGCGCGATCAAATTACTCCGAGCCTCTTCTCGGCCAAGCGCTGGAGCACTTGAAGGCGCACAATTCGAAAGTCGAGGCGGCGCCCAGTGCGGCCACGCTGCTGGGTCTGGAGGGAGTGGCCTCGCGCGATTATTTCGAGGCCTTTGCCAGGATGAATCGCAGCGGCCTAGTGTTTGACGGCCGTAACCGTCGGCCACCCCGAGATCCGGTCAACGCCCTGCTGAGCTTCGGCTACACCCTTATTGCGAACGAACTGCAGTCCCTGCTCGATGCCATGGGGTTTGACCCTTACATCGGGTTTTATCACGAATTGGATTACGGCCGCCCCTCTTTGGCCTTGGATTTGATGGAAGAATTCCGGCATTCCCTCGTCGACCGCTTCACCTTGCACCTTCTGAATCAACGCATCTTTTCAGAGAAGGATTTCTACACGCCGACCTACACGCGAAGTGAAGCCGGTTTGCCCCGCGTGTGTCTGACGCACGACGCGCTGAAGCGCTACTTTCAGGAGTTCGAAAAATGGATGACCGCCGAGCGCCTGAATTACGACGGCAAGAACATCGGCTTCCGGCTGCTCTTTCGGCGGCAGGCGGAAAGGCTCGCGAGCGCCATCGAAGCGGGACAACCGTATCAGCCCTGGAGTTCCACTCGTTGA
- the cas2 gene encoding CRISPR-associated endonuclease Cas2 gives MFYVVSYDIPDDRRRVRVAKALLDFGTRVQFSVFECCLEPDEIAELVERLEKTICPEEDRIRIYSLCAGCVKDVRLLGEGRLTEDPECYIA, from the coding sequence ATGTTTTATGTGGTTTCCTACGACATCCCGGATGATCGGCGTCGGGTCCGGGTGGCAAAAGCGCTGCTCGATTTCGGCACGCGCGTTCAGTTCAGTGTGTTCGAGTGCTGCCTGGAACCAGATGAGATCGCGGAGTTGGTCGAGCGGCTGGAAAAGACAATCTGCCCCGAGGAGGATCGCATCCGGATTTACAGTTTGTGCGCGGGCTGCGTCAAGGATGTGCGGCTTCTGGGGGAGGGCCGCCTGACGGAAGACCCGGAATGCTACATCGCATGA
- a CDS encoding type II toxin-antitoxin system Phd/YefM family antitoxin encodes MNASILDLRYKTRDILKALENRERVLVTHRGKPKGTIVPLTLKKRIRVSQHEFFGMSRKETASMTSVMNKVRGGRHDF; translated from the coding sequence ATGAACGCTTCGATTCTCGATCTACGGTATAAAACCCGGGACATTCTCAAGGCGCTGGAAAACCGCGAGCGCGTTCTCGTGACCCACCGCGGAAAACCTAAAGGGACCATTGTTCCCCTGACACTGAAAAAAAGGATCCGCGTCTCGCAACACGAATTTTTCGGCATGAGCCGCAAAGAGACGGCCAGTATGACGTCCGTCATGAACAAGGTCCGGGGCGGCCGCCATGATTTTTGA
- a CDS encoding PIN domain-containing protein: MIFDTDLFIWVQRGNRKAAALIDHTGERFLSVLSLMELLQRAHNKLQQKITKKFLADFGFTVLPLTENVGHRALVYGEEYGLSSGMRAADAIIAATATENGLTLASSNSKHFRGVKDLDLHVFRP, translated from the coding sequence ATGATTTTTGATACCGACCTCTTCATCTGGGTGCAACGGGGGAACCGCAAGGCGGCAGCGTTGATAGACCACACGGGGGAACGGTTCCTTTCCGTTCTATCGTTGATGGAATTGCTTCAGAGGGCCCACAATAAGCTACAGCAAAAGATCACCAAGAAATTCCTCGCGGATTTCGGGTTCACCGTGTTGCCGCTGACCGAGAATGTCGGCCATCGGGCCTTGGTTTATGGCGAGGAATACGGCCTCTCCTCGGGAATGCGGGCCGCCGACGCGATTATTGCAGCCACCGCTACGGAGAATGGCCTGACCCTGGCGAGCAGCAACAGCAAGCACTTCCGGGGGGTGAAGGATCTGGATTTGCATGTCTTCAGGCCGTAG
- a CDS encoding calcium-binding protein — translation MEIVVDCYGEIEHAIGWHCYLDDQLKFPFRARCVALRVISPLTKGEEIEVLKMAPEGECEKEMFVIVRWKGRRLGVPLGQLESIDVDHGTDQAIRDWHYWMKRGYEF, via the coding sequence ATGGAAATCGTGGTCGATTGCTACGGCGAAATCGAACACGCGATAGGCTGGCACTGTTACCTGGATGACCAACTCAAATTTCCGTTCCGGGCCCGGTGCGTGGCCCTGAGAGTTATCTCACCCTTGACAAAGGGGGAAGAAATCGAAGTACTGAAAATGGCGCCCGAAGGGGAATGCGAGAAAGAAATGTTTGTGATCGTCCGGTGGAAAGGAAGGAGGTTGGGGGTTCCGCTGGGCCAACTTGAAAGCATAGACGTTGACCACGGAACGGACCAAGCCATCCGAGATTGGCATTATTGGATGAAGAGGGGGTATGAGTTTTGA
- a CDS encoding sulfite exporter TauE/SafE family protein yields the protein MVNSVAGGGTLISFPTLVWLGRNPILADATNAVALWPGSFAGMVGFRRELKGSRHWFLLLIAPSLLGGVLGAVLLLHTSSRSFSKLVPYLILLATLILATQEMITRKLNRGPNEGRKPSRGGTIGAILFQFLVGLYGGYFGAGMGILMLAALGLLGLTDIHQMNGVKNFLAFSINGIASVYFIASGAVLWTDAVLMMVGAMLGGYSGAGLARRVGRPAVRYFVVAVGLVMTLSMLAFRR from the coding sequence ATGGTGAATTCCGTGGCGGGCGGAGGCACCCTCATTTCGTTTCCGACGTTGGTCTGGCTGGGGCGCAACCCCATTCTCGCGGACGCCACCAATGCTGTGGCGCTCTGGCCCGGTTCCTTCGCCGGGATGGTCGGGTTTCGCCGCGAGCTTAAGGGAAGCCGCCACTGGTTCCTTTTGCTGATTGCCCCCTCTCTATTGGGAGGCGTCTTAGGAGCCGTTCTTCTCCTGCATACCTCCTCACGGAGCTTCTCAAAGCTCGTGCCTTACCTGATCCTGCTGGCGACCCTGATCCTGGCAACCCAGGAAATGATCACCCGGAAGCTAAACCGCGGCCCCAACGAAGGGAGGAAGCCATCCCGTGGCGGGACGATAGGAGCGATTCTCTTTCAATTTCTCGTGGGGCTATACGGGGGCTACTTTGGCGCCGGGATGGGAATTCTCATGCTGGCCGCGCTGGGACTGCTGGGTCTGACGGATATCCACCAGATGAACGGAGTGAAGAACTTTCTGGCCTTCTCCATCAACGGGATCGCTTCGGTTTACTTTATCGCGTCCGGTGCCGTCCTCTGGACTGATGCTGTCCTGATGATGGTCGGCGCCATGCTGGGCGGCTATTCCGGCGCCGGCCTCGCCCGCCGTGTCGGCCGCCCCGCCGTCCGCTATTTCGTCGTCGCCGTGGGATTGGTAATGACCCTTTCCATGCTGGCTTTCCGTCGGTAG
- a CDS encoding saccharopine dehydrogenase NADP-binding domain-containing protein translates to MKILVLGAGMMGTAAAWDLARSQGVDQVGIADADGTALAKAVKRIGKSKVSTHRLDITRWAEVTALMSRYDATIGAVSYHHNFRLAQCAVRAGCHFCDLGGNDHIVEQEFSLQAAARQKKVRIVPDCGLAPGMVSIVVAEGLRHFTRVDSIQIRVGGLPLHPKPPLNYQLVFSVGGLINEYVEPARVLENGKIKLVEPMTGLEAMVFPPPFGTLEAFYTSGGASTLPLTLKGRVRELNYKTIRYPGHCEKFKTLIDLGLTSSESILIEGRDLVPRRIVENLLVEKLPAGEPDCVLIRVSLRGKPVQSLVPKSGSKLRATRSRHALRELSYQLIDYYDPRTKLTAMMRTTAFPISIVAQMLCRGDVNHNRYGVLRQETSLPPEVFLNELKARGICFERSGK, encoded by the coding sequence ATGAAAATCCTGGTACTCGGCGCAGGAATGATGGGGACCGCAGCGGCGTGGGATCTGGCTCGCTCCCAGGGGGTGGACCAAGTGGGGATTGCCGACGCCGATGGCACGGCGCTGGCCAAAGCGGTGAAACGCATTGGGAAGAGCAAGGTCTCAACGCATCGGTTGGACATCACTCGTTGGGCGGAAGTCACCGCCCTCATGAGCCGATACGACGCCACGATTGGGGCGGTTTCCTACCATCACAATTTTCGCCTGGCACAATGTGCCGTGCGGGCGGGATGTCATTTCTGCGACTTGGGTGGAAATGACCACATTGTGGAGCAGGAGTTCTCGCTTCAGGCGGCGGCGCGGCAGAAAAAGGTCCGGATCGTTCCCGACTGCGGCCTTGCCCCCGGCATGGTGTCGATTGTCGTCGCCGAGGGCCTCCGGCATTTTACGCGCGTCGACTCCATCCAAATCCGCGTCGGGGGTCTCCCCTTGCATCCCAAGCCGCCTCTCAATTACCAACTCGTTTTTTCAGTGGGCGGACTCATCAATGAATATGTGGAGCCGGCGCGGGTCCTTGAGAATGGAAAGATCAAATTGGTAGAACCGATGACGGGACTCGAGGCCATGGTCTTTCCGCCCCCTTTTGGGACCCTGGAAGCTTTTTATACCTCCGGCGGCGCTTCGACCTTACCTCTCACCTTGAAAGGCCGGGTCCGCGAGCTCAACTACAAAACCATCCGCTACCCGGGCCATTGTGAAAAATTCAAGACCCTGATTGACCTGGGACTGACCTCAAGTGAATCCATCCTCATCGAAGGCCGGGATTTAGTCCCCCGCAGGATTGTCGAGAACCTTCTGGTTGAAAAGCTCCCCGCCGGGGAGCCCGATTGCGTTTTGATTCGGGTGTCCTTGCGGGGAAAGCCCGTTCAATCGCTCGTCCCGAAAAGTGGGAGCAAGCTGCGTGCCACGCGATCGCGCCATGCCTTACGGGAGCTCTCCTACCAGCTTATCGATTATTATGATCCCAGGACAAAGCTGACTGCCATGATGCGCACCACGGCCTTCCCCATCTCCATCGTCGCCCAAATGCTGTGCCGCGGCGATGTCAACCATAACCGGTATGGCGTCCTGCGACAGGAGACCTCCTTGCCTCCGGAGGTTTTTCTGAACGAACTCAAGGCGCGGGGGATCTGTTTTGAGCGGAGCGGAAAGTAA